One genomic region from Salvia hispanica cultivar TCC Black 2014 chromosome 2, UniMelb_Shisp_WGS_1.0, whole genome shotgun sequence encodes:
- the LOC125206894 gene encoding protein ROOT HAIR DEFECTIVE 3 homolog 2-like, with protein MSLNDVGREHGANRPLLKTVFEAMLSLSLFSPQKTTLHFVVRDGNIETGTPSESLELDLKEDIEKIWEAVPKPPGNEGTLLTEIFNVEVTVLSHYFNMRDKFNEEVAQLQKQLISHTEHSTSKISLSSAKKLWDDIKKYKDFQVPPFRAWLELEQNAVTRLVQNFGAQTTSILTTYLSE; from the exons AT gtcaTTGAATGATGTTGGCCGCGAGCATGGTGCGAATAGGCCTCTTCTGAAGACCGTTTTTGAG GCTATGCTATCACTATCCTTGTTTAGTCCTCAGAAAACAACTCTTCATTTTGTGGTACGCGACGGAAACATAGAGACAGGG ACCCCCTCAGAATCATTGGAGCTTGATTTGAAGGAGGATATCGAGAag ATTTGGGAAGCGGTTCCCAAGCCTCCGGGCAATGAGGGCACTCTACTCACTGAGATCTTCAAT GTGGAGGTTACCGTGTTGTcccattattttaatatgagagataagtTTAATGAAGAG GTGGCCCAACTCCAAAAGCAATTAATTTCACATACCGAACATTCTACATCAAAAATTTCTTTGAGCAGTGCCAAGAAACTATGGGATGacatcaaaaaatataaagactTCCAAGTTCCACCTTTTAGG GCTTGGTTAGAATTAGAACAAAATGCTGTAACTCGACTTGTGCAGAACTTTGGTGCACAAACAACCTCTATCTTGACTACGTATCTCTCCGAGTaa